In Dioscorea cayenensis subsp. rotundata cultivar TDr96_F1 chromosome 26, TDr96_F1_v2_PseudoChromosome.rev07_lg8_w22 25.fasta, whole genome shotgun sequence, the following proteins share a genomic window:
- the LOC120253223 gene encoding lycopene epsilon cyclase, chloroplastic: MECFGCGSSAALSVAFHGWRSRRRRVVASSEQRFHQGGQRGPLRLVGGSRATRPAMPATVKVEDEELEFADDEDFVKAGGSELLFVRMQERKPMEMQTKIADTLQPISSSGPALDMVVIGCGPAGLSLAAESAKTGLKVGLIGPDLPFTNNYGVWEDEFKDLGLENCIEHVWRDTIVYLDSNDPILIGRAYGRVSRHLLHEELIRRCHEFGVHYLDSKVDKIIEANDGCSVVVCEGGLNIPCRLATVASGAASGKLLQYEVGGPRVSVQTAYGVEVEVENNPYDPSLMVFMDYRDCVKEKKELPEEIYPTFLYVMPMTATKVFFEETCLASRDAMPFDLLKEKLMLRLDTMGIRITKVYEEEWSYIPVGGSLPNTEQKNLAFGAAASMVHPATGYSVVRSLSEAPAYASAIANILTRKLYSEQNSLIGSTINPSTLAWKTLWPQERKRQRAFFLFGLALITQLDIEGIRIFFQTFFRLPSWMWQGFLGSTLSSVDLIYFAFYMFVIAPNSLRMCLVRHLVSDPTGATMLKTYFTL; encoded by the exons ATGGAGTGTTTCGGGTGTGGTAGCTCGGCGGCGCTCTCTGTAGCTTTCCATGGATGGAGGTCACGGAGGAGGAGAGTGGTGGCATCTTCAGAGCAGAGGTTTCATCAGGGAGGGCAACGGGGACCTCTCCGATTAGTCGGAGGTAGTCGTGCCACTAGACCCGCTATGCCGGCGACTGTGAAAGTGGAGGATGAGGAGCTAGAGTTTGCGGATGATGAGGATTTCGTTAAGGCAGGAGGGAGTGAACTTTTGTTTGTGAGGATGCAGGAGAGGAAGCCTATGGAGATGCAGACCAAGATCGCTGATACG CTGCAACCTATATCTTCTTCAGGTCCTGCCTTGGATATGGTGGTGATTGGTTGCGGCCCTGCTGGTCTTTCTCTGGCCGCTGAGTCTGCTAAGACGGGCCTGAAAGTTGGACTTATTGGTCCTGATCTCCCTTTCACAAATAATTATGGCGTGTGGGAAGATGAATTCAAAG ATCTTGGATTAGAAAACTGTATTGAGCATGTTTGGAGAGATACAATTGTGTATCTTGACAGTAACGATCCAATCCTAATTGGCCGTGCATATGGAAGAGTCAGTCGGCATCTGTTGCATGAAGAGTTGATAAGAAG GTGTCATGAGTTTGGTGTTCACTACCTTGACTCAAAAGTGGATAAGATCATTGAAGCAAATGATGGTTGTAGTGTTGTGGTCTGTGAAGGAGGCTTGAATATTCCTTGCAG GCTTGCTACTGTTGCTTCTGGAGCAGCTTCTGGAAAGCTTCTCCAGTATGAGGTAGGCGGGCCACGTGTTTCTGTGCAGACTGCATATGGTGTTGAAGTTGAG GTGGAAAACAATCCATATGATCCCAGCTTAATGGTTTTCATGGACTACAGAGACTGTgtgaaagagaaaaaagaattgCCGGAGGAAATATATCCCACATTTCTTTACGTCATGCCCATGACAgccacaaaagttttttttgag GAAACATGTTTGGCATCCAGAGATGCCATGCCTTTTGATCTTCTCAAGGAAAAACTCATGTTGCGGTTGGATACCATGGGTATTCGAATAACAAAAGTCTATGAGGAG GAATGGTCTTACATCCCTGTTGGTGGATCACTGCCAAACACAGAACAAAAAAACCTTGCATTTGGCGCTGCAGCAAGCATGGTGCATCCAGCAACAG GATATTCAGTTGTGCGATCCTTATCTGAAGCACCTGCTTATGCTTCCGCAATAGCAAATATATTAACTAGGAAGCTCTATTCCGAACAAAATAGTCTGATTGGAAGTACAATTAACCCTTCAACACTAG CCTGGAAAACTCTATGGCCACAAGAAAGGAAACGTCAGAGagcattttttctttttggtttagCATTGATCACACAATTGGACATCGAAGGCATCAGAATATTCTTTCAAACATTTTTCCGCTTACCGAGTTG GATGTGGCAGGGTTTTCTTGGCTCCACTCTTTCATCAGTAGATCTCATATATTTTGCTTTCTATATGTTTGTCATAGCACCGAACAGTTTGAGAATGTGCCTTGTCAGACATCTGGTTTCTGATCCTACTGGAGCTACCATGCTGAAGACATACTTCACTCTCTAA
- the LOC120253092 gene encoding uncharacterized protein LOC120253092: MADDPPVKYKRRRVSAIRHFPKGCGPHAPKLADLVNPAEEIHPTSVPDDPVLVSATKEVSLPQEFEKAASDRTGLDESLKVFNGESVDLIVGDGGAPSEAVGGEEKMDVEVGKAKELVLKMYPPPRRRKVSAIRTFPAGCGSKAPPLMKALEDESLIVRGNENVELDGRIVENTGSRLVDPAPATHVGKSMEAEEKHNGKEIECVEKVNKDDEIGLDTNDSPKAKSAEGVQKLVVKPRDNSREFGSSSVVLKVGDVDGRKLESDSEIGRDGSESPKVSNVDGDQKLDVKPGDNEKVVESASVVQKDANVDVLKKLALKQKVVDKSSNQVVVPVGEVEVEEKGNATKQAKERTIENMGLVCVRSLENIHSRENVAEGEGKKMTLNRSVSEKKMEVDNLKHDAKSTKFGLQENRPFQLDATSPSRIKIVDRDGSSLPEREEDSRCLMIRKNTKKLARKSLVRSQEKSIVLSAQEQEDLVSYADRLIVQALTSAENCPWKQGKKPIKSGSQTVQALTTAENCPWKQGKKPIKSRSQTVTPKNKVKRNGKASGKLSAGVASSQGTSLVAVNDENGSLHWEDEIRQALVAHKKTRQFDVTLTPLGPSMPCPPESGGNEGVVTRNSVKKTLRLFQVIVRKLLQREESKRADPNRGNRIDLMAANILKEHNEWVNKGKNFVGVVPGVEVGDEFHYRVELSIIGLHRPFQGGIDATKLGDINVATSIVASGGYPDDLDSSESSDVLIYSGSGGNPQKGEIQGSDQKLERGNLALKNSIETKTPVRVIYGFKETKASESHDSKPKLVSTFTYDGLYLVESYWKERGKHGDVFKFRLRRIPGQPDIGLKEVKKSKKLKEREGLCVKDISNGKEIIPICVINNIDSDQPLPFKYITKVIAPSWYIPTPPVGCECTNGCLDSVNCACAIKNGGEIPYNFSGAIIQAKPLVYECGPSCKCPPSCSNRVSQHGIKIPLEVFKTRSRGWGVRSLSSIQSGSFICEYIGELLQESEAEQRCNDEYLFDIGHNYDDQALWEGLPTLIPALQSNPLGEVKEDSGFTIDAADCGNVGRFINHSCSPNLYAQNVLYDHDDKRIPHIMFFAADNIPPLQELTYHYNYTIDQVRDSEGNIKRKDCYCGAPDCTGRLY, from the coding sequence ATGGCGGATGATCCTCCGGTCAAGTACAAGCGGAGGAGAGTGTCAGCCATTAGGCACTTCCCCAAGGGTTGCGGTCCTCACGCCCCGAAGCTTGCCGATTTGGTGAATCCCGCGGAAGAAATTCATCCAACTTCTGTTCCAGATGATCCGGTTTTAGTATCCGCTACTAAGGAAGTGTCGCTTCCCCAGGAATTTGAGAAGGCGGCTTCGGATCGGACGGGGCTTGATGAGTCTTTGAAGGTATTTAATGGAGAATCCGTGGATTTGATTGTTGGTGATGGAGGTGCTCCATCGGAGGCTGTTGGAGGTGAAGAAAAGATGGATGTGGAGGTCGGTAAGGCGAAAGAGCTTGTTTTGAAGATGTATCCTCCTCCCAGGAGACGGAAAGTCTCGGCGATTAGGACTTTTCCTGCTGGTTGTGGAAGCAAAGCTCCTCCGCTGATGAAGGCTTTGGAAGATGAGAGTTTGATTGTGAGAGGAAATGAGAATGTTGAATTAGATGGAAGAATTGTGGAAAACACTGGAAGCAGACTTGTTGATCCAGCTCCAGCTACTCATGTGGGCAAAAGCATGGAAGCGGAGGAGAAGCACAATGGGAAGGAAATTGAATGTGTTGAGAAGGTTAACAAAGATGATGAGATTGGTCTGGACACTAATGATTCTCCAAAAGCCAAGAGTGCAGAGGGTGTTCAAAAGCTTGTGGTGAAGCCAAGGGATAATAGCAGGGAGTTTGGTTCTTCTTCTGTTGTTCTGAAGGTTGGTGATGTGGATGGCCGGAAGCTTGAGAGCGACAGTGAGATTGGTCGGGATGGTTCTGAGTCTCCAAAGGTCAGCAATGTGGATGGTGACCAGAAGCTTGATGTGAAACCAGGGGATAatgagaaggtcgttgagtctGCTTCTGTTGTTCAGAAGGATGCTAATGTGGATGTTCTGAAGAAGCTTGCATTGAAGCAGAAAGTAGTGGATAAAAGCTCAAACCAGGTTGTTGTTCCTGTTGGTGAGGTTGAGGTTGAGGAAAAGGGGAATGCCACCAAACAAGCCAAAGAGAGAACTATAGAAAATATGGGCCTGGTTTGTGTCCGGTCTTTGGAAAACATTCATTCGAGAGAGAATGTTGCTGAAGGAGAAGGCAAGAAGATGACTTTAAATAGGTCAGTTTCGGAGAAGAAGATGGAAGTGGATAACTTGAAACATGATGCCAAGAGTACTAAATTTGGATTACAAGAGAACAGGCCTTTTCAGCTAGATGCCACATCCCCATCTAGAATTAAAATAGTTGACAGAGATGGTTCTAGTTTGccagaaagagaagaagacagCAGATGTTTGATGATTCGAAAAAACACTAAGAAGCTCGCCCGTAAGTCCTTGGTTAGATCCCAGGAGAAAAGTATTGTTCTGTCTGCCCAAGAGCAGGAGGATTTGGTAAGTTATGCGGATAGGTTGATTGTTCAGGCTCTAACGTCCGCTGAAAACTGCCCATGGAAGCAGGGCAAGAAACCTATAAAAAGTGGATCTCAGACTGTTCAGGCTCTTACGACCGCTGAAAACTGCCCATGGAAGCAGGGCAAGAAACCTATAAAAAGTAGATCTCAGACTGTTACCCCAAAGAACAAAGTGAAGAGAAATGGAAAAGCGTCTGGCAAGCTCTCTGCTGGAGTGGCTAGTTCTCAGGGTACGAGTTTAGTAGCTGtaaatgatgaaaatggttCATTGCATTGGGAGGATGAAATTAGACAAGCACTTGTTGCACATAAAAAAACTCGCCAATTTGATGTCACCTTGACTCCATTGGGTCCTTCCATGCCGTGTCCTCCTGAAAGTGGTGGTAATGAAGGGGTTGTCACTCGAAACAGTGTGAAGAAAACGCTGCGATTATTTCAGGTGATTGTCCGGAAGCTCTTGCAGAGAGAAGAATCCAAAAGAGCGGACCCAAACCGGGGTAACAGGATTGATTTGATGGCAGCTAATATTCTTAAGGAGCATAATGAGTGGGTGAACAAAGGGAAGAATTTTGTTGGAGTGGTTCCTGGAGTGGAAGTCGGTGATGAATTCCACTACAGGGTTGAACTATCCATTATTGGTCTCCACCGACCATTTCAAGGTGGGATAGATGCGACCAAGTTGGGTGATATAAATGTTGCAACAAGTATTGTGGCTTCTGGTGGCTATCCTGATGATTTAGACAGTTCAGAATCTTCAGATGTCTTGATTTATTCTGGTTCTGGAGGGAATCCTCAGAAAGGTGAGATACAGGGTAGTGATCAAAAGCTTGAGCGTGGTAATCTGGCACTAAAGAACAGTATAGAGACCAAGACACCAGTTCGAGTGATCTATGGTTTTAAGGAGACTAAGGCAAGCGAGTCTCACGATTCAAAACCAAAGTTAGTCTCGACGTTTACATATGATGGCTTGTACCTTGTGGAGAGTTACTGGAAAGAGAGAGGCAAACATGGTGATGTTTTTAAGTTCAGGCTGAGAAGGATACCTGGACAACCAGACATTGGTCTGAAAGAAgtgaagaaatcaaagaaattgaaagaacGTGAAGGACTATGTGTTAAAGACATATCCAATGGGAAGGAGATCATCCCCATTtgtgttattaataatattgataGTGACCAGCCACTGCCTTTCAAGTACATCACCAAGGTCATAGCTCCTTCATGGTATATCCCGACCCCTCCAGTTGGCTGTGAATGCACTAATGGGTGCTTAGATTCAGTTAACTGTGCTTGTGCGATTAAGAATGGAGGGGAAATTCCTTATAACTTCAGTGGTGCCATTATCCAAGCAAAGCCTCTTGTTTATGAGTGCGGCCCCTCCTGCAAGTGTCCTCCATCCTGCAGTAACAGGGTTAGTCAGCATGGTATCAAAATACCTCTTGAGGTCTTCAAAACCAGATCAAGAGGCTGGGGAGTGAGATCCTTGTCTTCCATACAATCAGGTAGTTTCATCTGTGAGTACATTGGAGAGCTACTCCAGGAATCAGAAGCTGAACAACGGTGCAACGATGAGTATCTTTTTGATATTGGCCATAACTATGATGATCAGGCTCTCTGGGAGGGCCTGCCAACTCTCATTCCGGCCTTGCAGTCTaaccctcttggtgaagtcaaGGAAGATTCTGGCTTTACTATTGATGCAGCTGACTGTGGAAATGTTGGGCGATTCATCAATCACAGCTGCTCTCCAAACCTCTATGCCCAAAATGTCCTCTATGACCATGATGACAAGAGAATTCCTCACATAATGTTTTTTGCTGCTGATAATATCCCACCACTTCAAGAGTTGACATATCACTACAACTACACAATCGATCAGGTTCGTGATTCTGAGGGTAACATAAAACGAAAAGATTGCTATTGTGGCGCTCCTGATTGCACTGGCAGACTTTACTAA